In a single window of the Chondrocystis sp. NIES-4102 genome:
- the ndhJ gene encoding NADH dehydrogenase subunit NdhJ: MAQETNNENQNPPENTAPSDIVVAGKTSIWLTDNGFEHEALAPDVSNIEMIKVEPDLLLPIATALYAYGYNYLQCQGAYDLGPGKELVSFYHLIKVGDNVEQADEVRLKVFLPRENPRVASVYWIWKAADWQERESYDMFGIIYEGHPNLKRILMNEDWIGWPLRKDYVSPDFYELQDAY, encoded by the coding sequence GTGGCCCAAGAAACTAATAACGAAAATCAAAATCCCCCAGAAAATACTGCGCCATCAGATATAGTGGTAGCTGGTAAAACTTCTATTTGGCTCACTGATAATGGTTTTGAGCATGAAGCTTTAGCACCTGATGTTTCTAATATAGAAATGATCAAAGTAGAACCAGATTTACTACTGCCCATCGCTACTGCTTTGTATGCTTATGGGTACAATTATCTTCAGTGTCAGGGTGCTTATGATTTGGGGCCAGGTAAAGAGCTAGTTAGTTTTTATCATTTAATTAAAGTGGGTGATAATGTCGAGCAAGCAGATGAGGTACGTCTGAAGGTATTCTTACCTAGGGAAAATCCTCGTGTCGCTTCTGTCTATTGGATTTGGAAAGCAGCCGACTGGCAGGAACGAGAGAGCTACGATATGTTCGGTATTATATATGAAGGACATCCGAATCTTAAGCGGATTTTGATGAATGAAGATTGGATTGGTTGGCCTTTGCGTAAGGACTATGTATCACCTGATTTTTACGAATTACAGGATGCTTACTAA
- a CDS encoding 2-alkenal reductase has product MTTTKFWKQITTSLSLIILGGGLALGGKHLINSSESVAQEVMPKDNPSNTIKARNVAQTQSDLQPAIAVPQNYVSQVVQEVGDSVVRIDASRTVSTNASPMLNDPFFNEFFGGQIPNIPDKQVQRGFGSGFIVSSDGLILTNAHVVDGSDKVEVTLKDGRSLNGKVMGSDSLTDVAVIKIDAQNLPAVTFADSETLQPGEWAIAIGNPLGLDNTVTTGIVSATGRTSAQIGVADKRVSFIQTDAAINPGNSGGPLLNAKGEVIGMNTAIIQNAQGIGFAIPINTAQNIAEELIAKGRADHPYLGIQMAEITPELKQQLKNRTNLEVKADKGILIVDVVPNSPADNAGLRTGDIIKKIAGESVTTTNDIQQTVEKTKNGQPLALLLQRNGKQLNMDVQVGVLPKS; this is encoded by the coding sequence ATGACAACAACTAAATTTTGGAAACAAATAACCACTTCTCTATCATTAATCATATTAGGTGGAGGTCTCGCCCTAGGAGGTAAACATCTAATCAATAGTTCCGAAAGCGTTGCCCAAGAAGTAATGCCCAAAGATAACCCCTCCAACACCATCAAAGCTAGAAATGTTGCCCAAACCCAAAGTGATCTGCAACCTGCGATCGCTGTACCGCAAAACTATGTTAGTCAAGTAGTACAAGAAGTGGGAGACTCGGTAGTTAGGATAGATGCCTCGCGCACCGTTTCTACTAATGCTTCGCCAATGCTCAATGATCCCTTTTTTAATGAATTCTTCGGGGGTCAAATACCCAATATTCCAGATAAACAGGTTCAAAGAGGCTTCGGTTCTGGGTTTATCGTCAGTTCCGATGGTTTGATTCTAACTAACGCTCATGTGGTAGATGGTAGTGATAAGGTAGAAGTTACCCTTAAAGATGGACGTAGTTTAAACGGTAAGGTAATGGGGAGTGATTCCTTAACTGATGTGGCGGTAATCAAAATCGATGCTCAAAATTTACCTGCTGTAACCTTTGCAGACTCAGAAACGCTACAACCAGGAGAATGGGCAATTGCGATCGGTAATCCTTTGGGTTTAGATAATACAGTTACTACTGGTATTGTGAGTGCTACTGGTAGAACTAGCGCACAAATAGGCGTAGCAGATAAACGAGTTAGTTTTATTCAAACCGATGCTGCCATTAACCCTGGTAACTCTGGAGGACCCTTACTAAATGCCAAGGGTGAGGTAATTGGGATGAACACCGCTATCATTCAAAATGCCCAAGGTATTGGGTTTGCTATCCCGATTAATACTGCTCAAAATATCGCTGAAGAGTTAATTGCTAAAGGTAGAGCGGATCATCCTTATTTAGGAATTCAAATGGCAGAAATTACCCCCGAATTAAAACAACAGTTAAAAAACCGAACTAATCTTGAGGTTAAAGCGGATAAAGGTATTTTGATTGTAGATGTCGTTCCTAATTCTCCCGCCGATAATGCAGGGTTAAGAACAGGAGATATTATCAAAAAAATAGCAGGGGAGTCTGTTACAACTACTAATGATATACAGCAGACAGTCGAGAAAACAAAAAATGGTCAACCTTTAGCCTTGCTATTGCAAAGAAATGGCAAACAATTAAATATGGATGTTCAAGTTGGTGTCTTACCTAAATCCTAA
- a CDS encoding HEAT repeat-containing PBS lyase: MTVDQAQTDKLLAIVNQQIEQKSFNYDDQRLIAQMIEGLGDTRGLVRLGFAEALGKVGKPAVKPLIDALLNHDNVVVRRAAGKTLTLIEDPEAVPHLIYALLHDQDTVVQGSAIGALARTGEAAVTPLLQVLASPDSSESHKGHAAWALAFIGAKAEAQLYSAYQSDSPEVRAAVVGAIAKLVEENRQDTKALNLLVKSLEDDASNVRSEAAAVLGNLKYQAAVPKLVELLNHSWGQTRSAAALSLMKIGDRTCLDSLEMAVSQEDDQEIKKVMALAISMLNKQTDADDWE; the protein is encoded by the coding sequence ATGACAGTTGATCAGGCGCAAACAGATAAACTTCTAGCTATAGTTAATCAACAAATTGAGCAAAAATCTTTTAATTATGATGATCAAAGGTTGATTGCACAAATGATTGAAGGGTTAGGGGATACTAGGGGTTTAGTAAGATTAGGCTTTGCTGAGGCATTAGGTAAAGTAGGTAAACCTGCCGTTAAACCCTTGATTGATGCTTTATTGAACCACGATAATGTGGTGGTAAGACGCGCAGCAGGTAAGACTTTAACCTTAATTGAAGATCCAGAAGCCGTACCTCATTTAATTTATGCCCTACTTCATGATCAAGATACTGTAGTACAAGGGTCTGCTATTGGTGCTTTAGCTCGTACAGGGGAAGCTGCAGTAACTCCTTTGTTGCAAGTATTAGCCTCACCAGATTCTAGTGAAAGTCATAAAGGTCATGCTGCATGGGCGTTAGCATTTATTGGGGCAAAAGCTGAGGCTCAATTATATAGTGCATATCAATCAGACTCACCTGAAGTTCGGGCTGCGGTAGTAGGAGCGATCGCTAAATTAGTAGAAGAAAATCGCCAAGATACTAAAGCCTTAAATTTATTGGTAAAATCTCTAGAAGATGATGCCTCAAACGTAAGAAGTGAAGCAGCAGCAGTTTTAGGTAATTTAAAATATCAAGCAGCAGTACCAAAATTAGTAGAGTTGCTTAATCATAGTTGGGGTCAGACTCGATCAGCAGCAGCTTTATCCTTAATGAAAATCGGCGATCGCACTTGCTTAGATTCCTTAGAAATGGCTGTTTCCCAAGAGGATGATCAAGAAATTAAAAAAGTTATGGCTTTGGCAATTTCGATGTTAAATAAACAAACTGACGCAGATGATTGGGAATAG
- a CDS encoding acetyl-CoA carboxylase carboxyl transferase subunit beta: MSSLFDWFANRRKTETPMQKQQEREIADGLWTKCDSCGSVAYTKDLQANQLVCPDCNYHNRVDSDDRIKQLIDANTWKALDEDIYPIDPLKFRDRKDYQTRLQDYQAKTGLSDAVKTGTGLIDGLPVALGVMDFRFMGGSMGSVVGEKLCRLIEHATAERFPVVIVCASGGARMQEGMFSLMQMAKISGALQRHQTAKLLYIPVLVHPTMGGVTASFAMLGDIILAEPKATIGFAGRRVIEQTLREKLPEGFQTSEYLLEHGFIDSIVPRTQLKKTLAQLISLHQPFYSLMSPLQQHNNHRSELTETV; the protein is encoded by the coding sequence ATGTCTTCTTTATTTGATTGGTTTGCTAACCGTAGAAAAACAGAAACCCCCATGCAAAAACAGCAAGAGCGAGAAATTGCTGATGGGTTATGGACAAAGTGTGATTCTTGTGGTTCAGTTGCTTACACCAAAGATTTACAGGCTAACCAATTAGTTTGTCCTGATTGTAATTATCATAATCGCGTTGATAGTGACGATCGCATTAAGCAATTAATTGATGCTAACACATGGAAAGCTCTTGATGAAGATATCTATCCCATTGATCCGCTAAAATTTCGCGATCGCAAGGATTATCAAACAAGATTACAGGATTATCAAGCAAAAACAGGTTTATCAGATGCTGTAAAAACAGGTACAGGTTTAATTGATGGTTTACCTGTGGCTCTGGGAGTGATGGACTTTCGCTTTATGGGTGGTAGCATGGGTTCGGTTGTGGGCGAAAAACTTTGTCGTTTGATTGAACACGCCACCGCCGAACGTTTCCCTGTAGTCATAGTTTGTGCTTCAGGTGGTGCTAGAATGCAGGAAGGAATGTTTAGTTTGATGCAGATGGCAAAAATTTCAGGCGCACTGCAACGTCATCAGACAGCTAAATTATTATACATTCCTGTACTTGTTCATCCTACTATGGGTGGGGTAACAGCTAGTTTTGCGATGCTGGGAGATATTATTTTAGCCGAGCCTAAAGCCACAATAGGTTTTGCAGGAAGACGTGTAATTGAGCAAACATTAAGGGAAAAGCTACCAGAAGGGTTTCAAACTTCTGAATATCTATTAGAACATGGTTTTATAGATTCTATTGTGCCTCGTACTCAATTGAAAAAAACCCTGGCACAGTTAATTAGTTTACATCAACCTTTTTACTCTCTCATGTCTCCCCTACAACAGCATAATAACCATCGATCGGAGTTAACCGAAACGGTATAA
- a CDS encoding phycobilisome protein encodes MKSVVTTVVTAADAAGRFPSTSDLESVQGSLQRAAARMEAAEKLAGNLDNVAQEAYDACIKKYSYLNNEGEANSTDTFKSKCLRDIKHYMRLVNYCLVVGGTGPLDEWGIAGQREVYRSLNLPTAPYVEALTFARNRGCAPRDMSSQALVEYNALLDYIINSLS; translated from the coding sequence ATGAAATCTGTTGTAACTACAGTTGTTACTGCTGCTGATGCTGCGGGACGCTTCCCTTCTACTTCTGATCTAGAATCAGTTCAAGGTAGTCTTCAACGTGCTGCTGCTCGTATGGAAGCTGCTGAGAAATTAGCAGGCAACCTCGATAACGTTGCTCAAGAAGCTTATGATGCTTGCATTAAAAAATATTCTTATTTAAATAATGAAGGTGAAGCCAACTCTACTGATACCTTCAAAAGCAAGTGTCTTCGCGACATCAAGCACTATATGCGTCTAGTTAACTACTGCTTAGTTGTAGGTGGTACTGGTCCTCTAGATGAATGGGGTATTGCTGGACAACGTGAAGTATATCGTTCTTTAAATCTGCCTACTGCTCCTTACGTAGAAGCTTTAACTTTTGCACGTAATCGTGGTTGCGCTCCTCGCGATATGTCTTCTCAAGCTTTAGTTGAATACAATGCTCTTTTAGACTATATTATCAACTCTCTTTCCTAG
- a CDS encoding 3-octaprenyl-4-hydroxybenzoate carboxy-lyase yields the protein MTKPLVIGVSGASGLIYAVRAIKYLLAADYTVELVASRATYMVWQAEENIRMPTEPEQQELFWREKAEVMQGGTLNCHRWGDVGDNIASGSFRTLGMMIIPCSMSTVAKIATGLSSDLLERAADVQIKEGKPLVVVPRETPFSLIHLRNLTSLAEAGVKIVPAIPAWYHHPQTIEDLVDFVVARAFDTLDIDCIALKRWQGR from the coding sequence ATGACTAAACCCCTGGTTATTGGTGTGAGTGGTGCTTCAGGACTAATTTATGCTGTCCGTGCTATAAAATATCTTTTGGCTGCTGACTATACAGTAGAACTAGTTGCTTCTCGTGCTACCTATATGGTTTGGCAAGCAGAAGAAAACATTCGGATGCCTACCGAGCCAGAACAACAAGAATTATTTTGGCGCGAAAAAGCCGAAGTAATGCAAGGAGGAACACTTAATTGTCACCGTTGGGGGGATGTGGGAGATAATATTGCTAGTGGTTCTTTTCGGACTTTAGGAATGATGATTATTCCCTGTAGCATGAGTACTGTCGCTAAAATTGCCACAGGTTTAAGCTCAGATCTGTTGGAGAGGGCAGCAGACGTACAAATTAAGGAGGGCAAGCCCTTAGTTGTTGTTCCTAGGGAAACTCCGTTTAGCTTAATTCATTTACGTAATTTAACTAGTTTGGCAGAAGCTGGAGTTAAAATCGTGCCTGCCATTCCTGCTTGGTATCATCATCCTCAGACTATTGAGGATCTAGTGGATTTTGTAGTGGCTCGTGCTTTTGATACTTTAGATATTGATTGTATTGCTCTCAAACGGTGGCAAGGTAGATAA
- the aroA gene encoding 3-phosphoshikimate 1-carboxyvinyltransferase, with protein MSSAIVNLENQNNHQTLIIEPPAQGVTVQGNITIPGDKSISHRALMLGALATGETIIEGLLLGEDPRSTAACFRAMGAEISELNSEKVIVKGIGLGNLQEPENVLDAGNSGTTMRLMLGLLASHSERTFTVTGDDSLRSRPMSRVIKPLEQMGAQIWGRKGNSLAPLAVRGQSLKPIHYHSPIASAQVKSCILLAGLMVDGQTTVTEPALSRDHSERMLQAFGATLTVDPDSNSVTLTGKPKLTGQQVIVPGDISSAAFWLVAGAIVPGSNLLITNVGVNPTRTGVLEALEMMGAEITRENERIVAGEPVADLRVKYSQLQACEISGDIIPRLIDEIPILAVAAAVGNGTTIIKDAAELRVKESDRLAVMATELSKMGVKISQLPDGLEITGGQSLQGAEVDSFTDHRIAMSLAIAAIKATGKTTILRAEAASISYPNFVETLQQVIQS; from the coding sequence ATGTCTTCTGCAATTGTTAACCTCGAAAATCAAAATAACCATCAAACCTTAATCATAGAACCTCCCGCTCAGGGGGTAACAGTCCAAGGTAATATTACAATTCCAGGAGATAAATCAATTTCCCATAGAGCTTTAATGTTAGGAGCGCTCGCAACAGGGGAAACAATAATTGAAGGGTTATTATTAGGAGAAGATCCCCGTAGCACAGCAGCTTGTTTTCGAGCAATGGGGGCAGAAATTTCAGAATTAAACTCAGAAAAAGTAATAGTTAAAGGTATTGGTTTAGGGAATCTTCAAGAGCCTGAGAATGTTTTAGATGCTGGCAATTCAGGGACAACTATGCGCCTAATGTTAGGTTTATTAGCATCCCACAGCGAGCGCACATTTACAGTTACAGGAGATGATTCCTTGCGATCGCGTCCTATGTCTCGCGTCATAAAACCATTAGAACAAATGGGGGCGCAAATTTGGGGTAGAAAAGGTAACTCCCTTGCACCCTTGGCTGTGAGAGGACAAAGTTTAAAACCAATTCATTATCACTCTCCCATCGCTTCAGCACAGGTAAAATCCTGTATTTTGCTTGCAGGTTTAATGGTGGATGGTCAAACTACAGTTACCGAACCTGCTTTATCTAGAGATCATAGCGAAAGAATGCTGCAAGCTTTTGGTGCAACTTTAACAGTAGATCCTGATAGCAATAGTGTTACCTTAACAGGCAAACCTAAGTTAACTGGGCAACAAGTAATTGTACCAGGAGATATCAGTTCGGCTGCTTTTTGGCTAGTGGCTGGAGCTATTGTACCTGGGTCGAATTTATTAATTACCAATGTGGGTGTAAATCCTACTCGTACTGGTGTATTAGAAGCCTTAGAGATGATGGGAGCAGAGATAACTAGAGAAAACGAGAGAATTGTTGCAGGTGAACCCGTAGCAGATCTAAGGGTAAAATATAGCCAATTACAAGCTTGTGAAATTTCAGGAGATATAATACCCCGTCTTATAGATGAAATACCCATTTTGGCGGTGGCTGCTGCTGTGGGTAATGGGACGACGATCATCAAAGATGCAGCAGAATTGAGGGTAAAAGAAAGCGATCGCTTGGCAGTAATGGCAACAGAATTGAGTAAAATGGGGGTAAAAATTAGCCAATTACCTGATGGACTAGAAATTACTGGTGGTCAATCATTACAAGGGGCAGAAGTCGATAGTTTTACCGATCATCGTATAGCTATGAGTTTAGCGATCGCTGCAATCAAGGCGACTGGGAAGACAACAATATTACGTGCGGAAGCTGCTTCTATTTCCTATCCTAATTTTGTTGAGACACTGCAACAAGTTATACAATCTTAA
- a CDS encoding HEAT repeat-containing PBS lyase, whose protein sequence is MTIDALFEKLKHPNHNLRSKAMHELVEIRDENTIPRLMSVLDQEDVTYRRAAVKALGLIGTDVVTPVVDSLINSDNPTVRSSCAKVLAQIAVNYPDVEMPQVAIEGLTQALNDPNPVVNIPAVMTLGEIGSPVFNILVETLNTTDNLAVGVAILNALGSMGDPRGVEVLTKLSNDSSADTYIRESATSALSRLEMVMQYKN, encoded by the coding sequence ATGACTATTGACGCTTTATTTGAAAAATTAAAACACCCTAATCATAATCTGCGAAGCAAAGCCATGCACGAGCTTGTGGAAATTAGAGATGAAAACACTATTCCTCGTTTAATGAGTGTTCTTGATCAGGAGGATGTTACTTATAGAAGAGCAGCAGTTAAAGCATTAGGATTGATTGGGACAGATGTAGTCACACCTGTAGTAGACTCACTAATTAATAGCGATAATCCAACGGTGCGTTCTAGCTGTGCCAAGGTATTGGCCCAAATTGCGGTAAACTATCCAGATGTGGAAATGCCCCAAGTAGCTATTGAAGGATTAACTCAAGCTTTAAATGATCCTAATCCAGTAGTTAATATTCCTGCGGTAATGACTTTGGGTGAAATAGGTTCGCCTGTATTTAATATTTTAGTTGAAACCTTAAATACTACTGATAACTTGGCTGTAGGGGTGGCAATTTTAAACGCTTTGGGTTCGATGGGTGATCCTAGAGGGGTGGAAGTATTAACCAAGCTAAGTAATGATTCATCTGCGGATACTTATATTCGAGAGTCGGCAACCAGTGCTTTATCCCGTTTAGAAATGGTGATGCAATATAAGAATTAA
- a CDS encoding tetratricopeptide repeat protein, producing MYWDRRLIVLTFLLVEKLPNKIDLLLLQFKSDRQYPIATISKFNYRLYSNNDYENKLFSNAYDKQYVFVSGFPLEVKGRIFARGFLFDNSGTAISYQPDSLNENNFGGYELIYTNLTHPGMSGGAVLDTQGRLIGIHGRADGRKIGEEDEIIREYLDEVGSPVRIKIGLSLGIPIQTFLAWASNQPIYNYLNIESSAPLVIKQDLVDQWQPPIAVNNPNNPYHWLEKGNQLWRIGRVAESRGAYNKAIELREDLYLAWFAKGFALGFDENYELALEACEKAIELQVTPSRYKYDAYRCKAGALQALQQFQPALDSLNQALDISPDNPADWMAQGELRYALGQYQLALQSFNKAAELRKAQNLHPSSLLYNNRALVQLELGNHQLALEDIETAINIDSSYPTAWSTKGLILETVGRDQDSLNAYNKATELDPDDYTVWTNKAFVLNKLGRDEQAKQSLETALKIKPDYQPAINSLEVLMQTKK from the coding sequence GTGTACTGGGATAGGAGATTGATTGTTTTAACATTTCTATTAGTTGAAAAATTGCCTAATAAGATCGATTTATTATTATTGCAATTTAAAAGCGATCGCCAGTATCCAATTGCTACTATTTCTAAATTTAATTATCGACTTTATAGCAATAATGACTATGAAAATAAGTTATTTTCTAATGCTTACGATAAACAATATGTTTTCGTGTCTGGTTTCCCTTTAGAAGTCAAAGGGCGGATTTTTGCTCGTGGTTTTCTCTTTGACAATTCTGGTACAGCTATTTCATATCAACCAGATAGTTTAAATGAAAATAACTTCGGTGGTTATGAGTTGATTTATACTAATCTTACCCATCCAGGTATGAGTGGTGGCGCAGTATTGGATACACAAGGTCGTCTTATTGGTATTCATGGAAGGGCTGATGGCAGGAAAATAGGTGAAGAAGATGAGATTATTCGAGAATATTTAGACGAAGTAGGTTCTCCTGTACGAATAAAAATTGGTTTAAGTTTAGGTATACCAATTCAGACTTTTTTAGCTTGGGCATCAAATCAACCTATTTACAACTATTTGAATATTGAAAGTTCTGCCCCCCTGGTAATTAAGCAAGATCTCGTTGATCAATGGCAACCGCCTATTGCTGTTAATAATCCTAATAATCCCTATCATTGGTTGGAAAAAGGCAATCAACTATGGCGTATTGGCAGAGTCGCTGAATCTAGAGGTGCGTATAATAAAGCAATTGAATTAAGAGAAGATTTATATTTAGCTTGGTTTGCTAAAGGTTTTGCTCTTGGTTTTGATGAAAACTACGAATTAGCCCTAGAAGCTTGCGAAAAAGCGATTGAACTTCAAGTTACTCCTTCTCGTTATAAATACGATGCCTATAGATGTAAAGCAGGAGCATTACAAGCTTTGCAACAATTTCAGCCAGCCTTAGATAGTCTTAATCAAGCCCTAGATATCAGTCCAGATAACCCTGCTGATTGGATGGCACAAGGAGAATTAAGATACGCCCTAGGTCAATATCAGCTTGCTCTACAATCTTTTAATAAGGCTGCGGAATTAAGGAAAGCTCAAAATCTTCACCCTTCCTCTCTACTGTATAATAACCGTGCTTTAGTGCAGCTTGAATTAGGAAATCATCAACTCGCCTTAGAAGATATTGAAACGGCAATTAATATTGATTCAAGTTATCCAACTGCTTGGAGTACTAAAGGATTAATCTTAGAAACAGTTGGTCGAGATCAAGATTCTTTAAATGCTTATAATAAAGCTACCGAATTAGATCCAGATGATTATACTGTTTGGACAAATAAAGCTTTTGTGCTTAATAAACTCGGTCGGGATGAACAAGCAAAACAATCATTAGAAACAGCCTTAAAAATTAAGCCAGATTACCAGCCTGCAATAAATAGCCTAGAGGTGTTGATGCAGACAAAAAAATAA
- a CDS encoding NADH-quinone oxidoreductase subunit B, which produces MVMNSSTFEQQQTEKILNPINPGSVTQDLSENVILTTVDDLYNWAKLSSLWPMLYGTACCFIEFAALIGSRFDFDRYGLVPRSSPRQADLIITAGTITMKMAPALVRLYEEMPEPKYVIAMGACTITGGMFSSDSTTAVRGVDKLIPVDVYIPGCPPRPEAIFDAIIKLRKKVSNESLQERANVLEQTHRYYSTTHNMKAVQPILTGQYVQSPTRQAPPKELAESMGMPLPAIESAATEEVERGPRN; this is translated from the coding sequence ATGGTCATGAATTCGTCAACATTTGAACAACAACAAACGGAAAAAATACTTAACCCCATTAATCCTGGTAGCGTCACTCAGGATTTATCGGAAAATGTCATTTTAACCACGGTAGATGACCTTTATAACTGGGCAAAATTATCTAGTTTGTGGCCCATGTTGTATGGTACAGCCTGCTGTTTTATAGAATTTGCAGCTTTAATTGGGTCAAGATTTGATTTCGACCGTTACGGCTTAGTACCCCGTTCAAGTCCTCGTCAGGCGGATCTAATTATTACCGCAGGTACGATCACTATGAAGATGGCCCCTGCTTTGGTTCGTCTTTATGAAGAGATGCCCGAACCTAAATATGTAATTGCTATGGGTGCTTGCACAATTACTGGCGGAATGTTTAGTAGTGATTCAACTACAGCAGTAAGAGGTGTAGATAAACTTATTCCTGTTGATGTTTATATCCCAGGTTGCCCCCCTCGCCCTGAAGCTATCTTTGATGCCATCATTAAATTACGCAAAAAAGTTTCTAACGAGTCTTTGCAAGAGCGAGCTAACGTTTTAGAACAAACCCACCGTTACTATAGCACTACTCACAATATGAAAGCGGTGCAACCAATACTAACTGGTCAATATGTTCAATCACCTACTCGTCAAGCACCACCCAAAGAATTAGCAGAATCAATGGGTATGCCATTACCTGCAATAGAATCAGCAGCAACAGAGGAGGTAGAACGTGGCCCAAGAAACTAA
- the ndhC gene encoding NADH dehydrogenase subunit 3, whose protein sequence is MFVLNGYEYFLGFLLICSAVPALALTASKLLRPSNGGPERQTTYESGMEPIGGAWIQFNIRYYMFALVFVVFDVETVFLYPWAVAFSRLGLLAFVEALIFIAILVVALVYAWRKGALEWS, encoded by the coding sequence TTGTTTGTTCTAAATGGTTATGAATATTTCCTAGGTTTCTTATTAATCTGTAGTGCAGTCCCAGCTTTAGCCTTAACTGCCTCTAAACTTTTAAGACCTAGTAACGGTGGTCCAGAACGGCAAACAACCTATGAATCTGGGATGGAGCCTATTGGTGGAGCTTGGATTCAGTTTAACATCCGCTATTATATGTTTGCTTTGGTTTTCGTTGTCTTTGATGTCGAGACAGTATTTTTATATCCTTGGGCAGTAGCTTTCAGTCGTTTAGGATTGCTAGCGTTTGTAGAAGCCCTAATCTTTATTGCAATTTTGGTTGTTGCTTTAGTATATGCGTGGAGAAAAGGAGCTTTAGAATGGTCATGA
- the phhB gene encoding pterin-4a-carbinolamine dehydratase, which yields MFNNLKQIKIKLLILAIAINLCFAIQPLKAEKITLTQSEIEQQIKNLPQWQQQNKTITRTFKFKNFVEAIAFVNQLVEPAEAAAHHPDLAISYNKVTVSLTTEDAGGISQKDFDLAKTISQLVPLRENNK from the coding sequence GTGTTTAACAACCTAAAACAAATAAAAATAAAACTTCTAATTTTAGCGATCGCTATTAATTTATGCTTTGCTATACAGCCTTTAAAGGCAGAAAAAATAACTCTAACCCAGAGTGAGATAGAGCAGCAAATAAAAAATTTACCCCAATGGCAACAGCAAAATAAAACTATTACTCGCACCTTCAAATTCAAGAATTTTGTAGAAGCGATCGCATTTGTCAATCAATTAGTAGAACCTGCCGAAGCAGCAGCCCATCACCCAGATCTAGCAATTTCCTATAATAAAGTTACTGTTTCTCTGACAACTGAGGATGCGGGGGGTATATCCCAAAAAGATTTTGACCTTGCTAAAACCATATCTCAATTAGTACCGTTAAGAGAGAATAACAAATAA
- a CDS encoding phycobilisome protein → MLDAFSRAVVSADSKTACIGGEELQSLKNFISEGNKRLDAVNTIASNASCIVSDAVAGMICENQGLIQAGGNCYPNRRMAACLRDGEIILRYITYAILSGDASVLEDRCLNGLKETYTALGVPLQSTGRAVGIMKAASLAHINNTNTEAYGGKRFRKMEMKDGDCSAITSEAASYFDKVISALS, encoded by the coding sequence ATGCTTGACGCTTTTTCCAGAGCAGTAGTAAGTGCAGATAGCAAAACTGCTTGTATTGGTGGTGAAGAACTACAATCTCTAAAAAACTTTATTTCTGAAGGAAACAAACGCTTAGATGCAGTAAATACAATTGCTAGTAATGCAAGCTGTATTGTATCTGATGCTGTAGCTGGGATGATTTGTGAAAACCAAGGTTTGATTCAAGCTGGTGGTAATTGCTATCCTAACCGTCGTATGGCTGCTTGCTTACGTGATGGTGAAATCATTCTTCGCTATATTACTTATGCCATCTTATCTGGTGATGCTTCTGTATTAGAAGATCGTTGTTTAAACGGCTTGAAAGAAACTTACACCGCTCTTGGTGTACCTCTTCAGTCTACTGGTCGTGCTGTTGGCATCATGAAAGCTGCTTCTTTAGCTCACATCAACAACACCAATACTGAAGCTTATGGTGGTAAGAGATTCCGTAAAATGGAAATGAAAGACGGCGATTGTTCCGCAATCACTTCTGAAGCTGCTAGCTATTTTGATAAAGTAATTTCTGCTTTAAGCTAG